In Tenrec ecaudatus isolate mTenEca1 chromosome 2 unlocalized genomic scaffold, mTenEca1.hap1 SUPER_2_unloc_3, whole genome shotgun sequence, one DNA window encodes the following:
- the LOC142435857 gene encoding thyroid transcription factor 1-associated protein 26-like, with product MAPVKLRAESRGLRGEALSPVEVTKRDLKQRRWRSNHPKAFSGSVREGQGFALRRKLKIQQSYKKLLWKERKFQTSRESQFTDQYPDHLKHLYLAEEERLKKQIRKVRQPLPEGQVAPPLPEDHASLDQAVSEEQCSLDHPLPEEHCSTAVNSFATLKTKRKKTSNQKAQEENSQIQAKRAAKKQEFERRKQEREEAQRLYKKKKMEVFKILSKKTKRGQPNLNLQMEYLLQKIQAGN from the coding sequence ATGGCGCCGGTGAAGCTGCGCGCCGAGAGTCGGGGTTTGCGTGGCGAAGCGCTTTCTCCAGTGGAAGTCACGAAGAGGGACTTGAAACAGAGAAGGTGGCGATCGAATCATCCGAAGGCTTTTTCGGGGAGCGTCCGCGAGGGGCAAGGCTTTGCACTTCGAAGAAAGCTAAAGATTCAGCAAAGTTACAAGAAATTGCTTTGGAAGGAAAGAAAGTTTCAAACCTCACGGGAATCCCAGTTCACAGATCAATACCCAGACCACCTGAAACATCTCTATTTAGCTGAAGAAGAAAGGCTCAAGAAACAAATCAGAAAAGTTCGCCAGCCTTTGCCAGAAGGACAAGTTGCACCACCTTTGCCAGAAGATCACGCCAGCCTTGACCAGGCTGTGTCTGAGGAACAGTGCAGTCTGGACCATCCTCTGCCAGAAGAACATTGTAGCACCGCAGTAAACTCCTTTGCTACCctaaagacaaagaggaagaaaacatcCAATCAGAAAGCACAGGAAGAAAATTCACAGATCCAAGCCAAACGTGCTGCTAAGAAACAGGAATTTGAGCGGAGGAAACAGGAGCGAGAAGAAGCTCAAAGActctacaaaaagaagaaaatggaagtgTTCAAAATATTAAGCAAAAAGACTAAAAGGGGCCAACCAAATTTGAATTTACAAATGGAATATCTTCTTCAAAAAATACAAGCAGGAAATTAA